In Aliarcobacter faecis, a genomic segment contains:
- a CDS encoding peroxiredoxin: MACDTSIKAREDKKIVKNENSNEIIKDKKMSSTMVLRRMPEFKMSAYNAATGHYTTVSSEDYKGKWTVICFYPADFTFVCPTEIAAMNAKYDEFTELGVEILPVSTDTKFSHKRFAETEPILKGLKLTIGADTTKSVASDFGVLLEEEGVALRGRFLFNPDGICVAQEVQADSVGRNVNEFLRQVRAWQHASKTGEVCPAGWRPGKKTLPVNTDVEQMTGRVGDYITLEEILS, encoded by the coding sequence ATGGCTTGTGATACATCTATAAAAGCAAGAGAAGATAAAAAAATAGTTAAAAATGAAAATTCAAATGAAATAATAAAGGATAAAAAAATGAGTTCTACAATGGTTTTAAGAAGAATGCCAGAATTTAAAATGAGTGCATATAATGCAGCAACAGGACACTATACAACAGTTTCAAGTGAAGATTATAAAGGAAAATGGACAGTAATTTGTTTCTATCCAGCAGATTTTACTTTTGTTTGCCCAACTGAAATAGCTGCTATGAATGCAAAATATGATGAGTTTACTGAGCTTGGAGTTGAGATTTTACCAGTTTCTACTGATACGAAATTCTCTCATAAAAGATTTGCTGAAACTGAGCCTATTTTAAAAGGATTAAAACTTACAATTGGTGCTGATACAACTAAAAGTGTAGCTTCTGATTTTGGTGTATTATTAGAAGAAGAGGGAGTTGCTTTAAGAGGAAGATTTTTATTTAATCCAGATGGAATTTGTGTAGCTCAAGAAGTTCAAGCAGATAGTGTTGGAAGAAATGTAAATGAGTTCTTAAGACAAGTTAGAGCTTGGCAACATGCAAGTAAAACTGGTGAAGTTTGCCCAGCAGGTTGGAGACCAGGTAAGAAAACACTTCCAGTAAATACTGATGTTGAGCAGATGACAGGAAGAGTTGGAGATTATATCACTTTAGAAGAGATACTATCTTAA
- the rpsL gene encoding 30S ribosomal protein S12, with product MPTINQLVRNERKKVIEKSKSPALKKCPQRRGVCTRVYTTTPKKPNSALRKVAKVRLTTGFEVISYIGGEGHNLQEHSIVLVRGGRVKDLPGVKYHIVRGALDSAGVNNRTVSRSKYGTKRPKAKK from the coding sequence ATGCCTACAATTAATCAGCTTGTAAGAAACGAGCGAAAAAAAGTGATTGAAAAATCAAAATCACCAGCATTAAAAAAATGTCCACAAAGAAGAGGAGTATGTACAAGAGTATATACAACAACTCCTAAAAAACCTAACTCAGCTTTAAGAAAAGTTGCAAAAGTTAGATTAACAACTGGATTTGAAGTTATTTCATATATCGGTGGAGAAGGACATAACCTTCAAGAGCACTCAATAGTGTTAGTAAGAGGGGGAAGAGTAAAAGATTTACCTGGGGTTAAATACCACATCGTAAGAGGTGCGTTAGATTCAGCTGGAGTAAACAACAGAACTGTATCTAGATCTAAATATGGTACAAAAAGACCAAAAGCTAAAAAATAA
- a CDS encoding alpha/beta fold hydrolase — MEILNYKNFGEGQKKVVFLHELFGDCTNYKASIPYLDKENFSYFFIDLRGYGKSKNIFGEYSLEEAKNDVINLISSLKIDKYILVAHSMSTMIAQHISSSDERVKKLILITPISYKGVKSTPKAKENLLSQMSKDSSKIEEVVEQSSKRYNQTWKNYRINLALNSSILEARLGYMSMYLNINFEEDKKIKLNIPIKIITGKYDLRVFSKNEVLKYFQEFDDIEIIEFEEAGHYPMIESPVLFTSQLESWCK, encoded by the coding sequence ATGGAAATATTAAATTATAAAAATTTTGGAGAAGGTCAAAAGAAAGTTGTTTTTTTACATGAACTATTTGGAGATTGTACAAATTATAAAGCTTCTATTCCTTATTTAGATAAAGAGAATTTTAGCTATTTTTTCATAGATTTAAGAGGTTATGGAAAATCTAAAAATATTTTTGGAGAATATAGTTTAGAAGAAGCTAAAAATGATGTAATAAATCTTATCTCTTCTTTAAAAATAGATAAGTATATTTTAGTAGCTCACTCAATGTCTACTATGATAGCTCAACATATATCTTCTAGTGATGAGAGAGTAAAAAAACTTATTTTAATAACTCCCATTAGTTATAAAGGTGTAAAAAGTACCCCTAAAGCAAAAGAGAATTTATTATCACAAATGTCAAAAGATAGTTCTAAAATAGAAGAAGTTGTAGAGCAATCAAGTAAAAGATATAATCAAACTTGGAAAAATTATCGTATAAATCTAGCTTTAAACTCTTCAATATTGGAAGCAAGATTAGGATATATGAGTATGTATTTAAATATAAATTTTGAAGAAGACAAAAAAATAAAACTTAATATTCCAATTAAAATTATTACTGGAAAATATGATTTAAGAGTATTTTCAAAAAATGAAGTACTAAAATATTTTCAAGAGTTTGATGATATTGAGATTATAGAGTTTGAAGAAGCTGGACACTATCCTATGATAGAGTCTCCAGTACTTTTTACTTCTCAATTAGAGAGTTGGTGCAAATAG
- the rpsG gene encoding 30S ribosomal protein S7 encodes MRRRKAPVREIMADPIYNSKVITKFVNAIMLDGKKSVAEKILYGAIENLDKRGEEKGFDLFERAIENVKPLLEVRSRRVGGATYQVPVEVRAVRRQTLALRWLIDASRKRNERTMVERLANELFEAANERGSSYKKKEDVHRMAEANKAFAHYRW; translated from the coding sequence ATGAGAAGAAGAAAAGCTCCAGTTAGAGAAATTATGGCTGATCCTATCTACAATAGTAAAGTGATCACAAAATTTGTAAACGCAATTATGTTAGATGGTAAAAAATCTGTTGCAGAAAAAATCCTTTATGGTGCAATAGAAAATCTTGATAAAAGAGGTGAAGAAAAAGGTTTTGATCTGTTTGAAAGAGCAATCGAAAATGTTAAACCACTTTTAGAAGTAAGAAGTAGAAGAGTTGGAGGAGCTACATACCAAGTTCCTGTTGAAGTAAGAGCTGTAAGAAGACAAACTTTAGCTTTAAGATGGTTAATTGATGCTTCAAGAAAAAGAAATGAAAGAACAATGGTAGAAAGACTTGCAAACGAGTTATTCGAAGCTGCAAACGAAAGAGGATCATCTTATAAGAAAAAAGAAGATGTACATAGAATGGCAGAGGCTAATAAAGCATTTGCACACTACAGATGGTAG
- a CDS encoding MFS transporter, which translates to MTKQLLPLAIGGLAIGTTEFIIMGLLPDVAKDLEVSIPIAGHLISAYAFGVVIGAPILVALSSKFPPKNILIVYMILFSLFNAFTIIAPDYNTLLMSRFLAGLPHGAFFGVGTIVAIKLAQKGKEAQAVSSMFSGLTLAILLMVPFLTYIGHKFSYKWAFFAVSILGVLTILALFKFMPKLKSLKTVTFKEEIEFFLTIKAWHIILIVAIGFGGLFAWFSYIAPLLINVSKFEPSSISYLMLVAGVGMVLGNILGGYLADKKDPIKVAIYLLSLMVFFLILVFFLSENKFLSLALTFICGVFAMSIGTPINMVMIKSAKNSEMLGAAFMQAAFNVANSLGALFGGIPLLYGLGFEYPALVGAFMAFFGLILCMIFYKKYRV; encoded by the coding sequence ATGACAAAACAACTACTTCCTTTAGCTATTGGTGGATTGGCTATTGGAACAACAGAATTTATTATTATGGGACTTTTACCAGATGTTGCAAAAGATTTGGAAGTATCTATTCCAATAGCTGGGCATTTAATCTCTGCTTATGCTTTTGGAGTTGTTATTGGAGCACCTATACTTGTAGCTTTAAGTTCAAAATTTCCACCAAAAAATATTTTAATAGTTTATATGATTCTATTTTCACTATTTAATGCTTTTACTATAATTGCTCCAGATTATAATACTTTACTCATGTCAAGATTTTTAGCAGGTCTTCCACATGGAGCTTTCTTTGGAGTTGGAACAATAGTTGCAATTAAACTAGCACAAAAAGGTAAAGAGGCACAAGCTGTTTCCTCTATGTTTTCTGGGCTTACTCTGGCAATTTTACTAATGGTTCCATTTCTTACATATATTGGGCATAAATTTAGCTATAAATGGGCATTTTTTGCTGTTAGTATACTAGGTGTTTTGACAATTTTAGCTCTATTTAAATTTATGCCAAAACTAAAATCACTTAAAACTGTAACTTTCAAAGAGGAGATAGAGTTTTTTCTTACAATCAAAGCTTGGCATATTATTTTAATTGTTGCTATTGGTTTTGGTGGACTTTTTGCTTGGTTTAGTTATATTGCACCTCTTTTAATTAATGTTTCAAAATTTGAACCTAGTTCTATTTCATATCTTATGCTTGTTGCAGGAGTAGGAATGGTTTTAGGAAATATTTTAGGTGGTTATTTAGCAGATAAAAAAGATCCAATAAAAGTTGCAATTTATCTTTTGAGTTTAATGGTATTTTTTCTTATCCTAGTTTTTTTCTTATCTGAAAATAAGTTTTTATCCTTAGCTTTAACCTTTATTTGTGGAGTTTTTGCTATGAGTATTGGAACTCCTATAAATATGGTAATGATAAAAAGTGCAAAAAACTCTGAAATGTTAGGAGCTGCTTTTATGCAAGCTGCTTTTAATGTAGCAAACTCTTTAGGAGCTTTATTTGGTGGAATTCCACTTTTATATGGATTAGGATTTGAATATCCTGCTCTTGTTGGAGCATTTATGGCATTTTTTGGGCTTATTTTGTGTATGATTTTTTATAAAAAATATAGAGTTTAA